GCTCGCCGATGTGCGCCACAACCTTTTGGTCGCTACAATTTGTGCTGTAGCAGGAGCGGCACATGGCGACAGGATAAAAGGCTTTTTGGATAGCGAAGATGTCTGGTTGGTCATGCAGAGCTATGGACTCATTGCTCTCTACGAGAAGGTTGCTGAAAAACGGGGAACGTATGACAGTGAGGCATGGAAGGCTTTGAGAATATTGCCAGGCAGTTCGAGGGGATTTATCGCCAAGCATTTCAGAAAACCGGTGCTTTCTCAGGAAGATAAATTCTATAATGCCGCTACAGTGCCAGGGAGGAGTTTCCCGTTCAGCGGCGTCGTCACTGGCAATTCGGTGGTTCAAAACGGGTCGCCACTCTTTGCTTTCTTGCTTTCCGCCATACAGGGGGATCCCGCATTTGAAACCAAGGCCGATCCCACGTTTTTCAAAGGCACGCTGTACAAAATTTTGATGGGGAATCCTGCCAAAGCTGAAATGGGCATGGAACAGTACAGAGTTGAATATCTGTTACCCCTGCTTTCAGGGGTATTGAACTCTGCCTCGAAGCTGAACGATTCCAGATTTGACATACGCCATAATCTGTTGACGACTATATGGCTGGCTTCGAATGGCCCTCATTCTGAACTTCTAAAAAAGTGGATTGAGGAACACAAGCATCTGTACAATGCCCACGGCATCTACGGGGAACCGAAGATAGGCTCCAAGGTAGTCGCCCTGCCAAGGAGCCGGAGCTTGAAGGAAAGGCGGCTTATCAATGCCCTATTTAAGCAGTACCTCGTCAATTCGACAAATTCAGCGGACGGCAAGGTGCGGTACAATATGCCTCCAAAGGCTGGGCCTATGAGGTGGAGCAGCCTCGAGTCTCTCAAATAATCTACGGAGCGATGTCGCCGTTGTTCTATAGGAGAGGCGTTTCGGGGCGGCGTATTTGACAAATCAATCGGTTTTCAAGAGGCAGGCGGTCGATTGGCCGGCCTGCCTTTTTATGCCTTTCATGGGTTGCTAAGCATCTCCGCTTCTGTTAGCCTCCACGAAATTTTTCGAGAGTTTAAAAGGGAGATACGAAATGTCTAAGGCGCTTTCCAAGGAGTTTATACGCAGGAGAAGAATCAACTGGCTTTCATTGGCCTTTCTTTACGGTTCCTTTTACGCCTTGAGGTACAACCTGTCGCTGGCAAACAAATCGATCTGCGACGAGTACGGGTTTAGCAACGCCCAGTTCGGCCTTATTATCACGGCGACCTACGTGGCATACGCCATAGGACAGTTTGTGAATGGCCCGATCGTGGATCGCTTCGGCGGCAAGAAGATGATGCTCTTCGGCGCAGCCGGAACGATAATAGCCAACATCCTTTTCGGCATAAGCGCGTACACCGGCGTGCTGAACCTGTTCGTCGCTGTTTGGGTGTTAAATGGTTATATGCAGGCATACGGTTCTCCCGGAAATTTGAAGGTCAACGGAAGCTGGTTCGATACCAAAGAGCGCGGCCTCTTCGCTGGAATTTTTACCGCTGTCGTTTACTGCGGAAGACTTGCCATCATGATATTCGGGCCCCTCATCATAGCCAAATATCATTGGAAATGGGTCTTCATAGCGCCGGCGCTCGTAACAGTTCTAGTCTCTCTAGTCGTCTTGTTTTTTGTGAAGGAGACGCCTAAAGAGGCCGGCTTCGACGATATTGATTTTGCTCAGAGCAAGGTAGAAGAGGGGTCGCACGTAGGCTTTCTCACTTCTCTCAAGATAGTTCTTTCCAATAAATATATGTGGATAATGGGTTTCGCATATCTTTCGACGGGGGTCGTCAGAAATGGGCTCGAGCAGTGGTTTCCGAAATACCTGCAGGAAGTTCACAATATCATGCCGGGCTCCGTAAAATTTGGCGCGCAGGCGGTGCTGATGCCGATAGCCGCACTCTCTGGTGCGATAGTGGCCGGCTGGATTTCAGACAGGCTTTTTGCTGCCAGAAGAGGTCCGATAGTTGCGATCATGTATTTCGCGCAGGCGATTTTACTTTTGCTTTTCATCTTCGCAATAAATCCGCTTTGGTGTGGCATCCTTCTCATAATACTTTCATTCATGTTCAGTGGGCCGCATTCGATCGTAGGCAGCGCCGTGGCGATGGACTTCGGCGGCAGGGAGGCTACCGCTACCGCGCACGGCTTCGTCGATGCCATGCAGTACGTTGGCGCATCGCTCGTCGGCGTAGTCATGGGAAAGATAATAGATATTTTCGGTTGGAAGGGCTGGGGTCCGAGCCTCATAGCCTTCGCGGTTATGGGAGGACTCCTCATGTGCCTCGTATGGAACGTAAAGGGCGATCAAGTTGCCTGTAAAACAAGGGGAAAAAACTAAGCAACTTCCTGCGTTACAAAGCGATAAATCTGCGGGAATTGAGTTTGAGCATTGCTCGTGTGTTGTCGGTCCATCTTAAACAAAGGATGTTAGCATGAACAGGCAGATCACGAAGGAAGGTATCTTAGACTCATTTGCTTACAGAACGTATAAAGAAATTTTTGAGAGGAACGGTGTCCAAACTATAGATCCATACAGCTTCGATTCTTTTTCCAACGAGCTTTCAAATCATCCCCCGATATTTATGATTCAGACTCAAGGGCATATGCCTAGAGTCAACTACATGGGCGCGAACAGCTCGCTAAGTCCTGCCGAGCGAGGTTGGGTTTCCTCAGGTACAGATACGGGAGGGCAAACCTTTTATGTGCTGGACGAGGCTATGGCGCTTGCGAAACTTGGGCACAGTATAGTGATCATAGCGCAGAGGTTCGACGACGGTCCTGCGTATCTCAATTGGTTCCAGCATAAAAGCGGCGGGAAGGTGGAGATAGTGAGGGTGCCGGCCGGTGGCATACAGGCGGGGGATCACGGAAAGCCTGTAAAAAGCCGGTATGAATTTGTCAGGAAAGAAGATCTGTATCCCAATCTGTATGGGACATCTGTCGATGTTTCAGCAATAGCCCTCCTCAGAGGGGCGTACGGTTTCATAGGAGGGTATGCCGACGGTGGGGTTGTAGCGGTTGCAGCGGGCCAGGCGCTTGGAAGACCGTCCATTTTCATTGCTCACTCGATGGGGCTGAGAAAACTTTCTCTTTCCGGAAGAGATGTAAGAGATCCGAATTCTTACTACGAATCAAAATTGTGGTTCGGTCCGAGGCTTCACGCGGAAAGGGCTTCGTTTTTAGGCGCCGATTTCGTGGTTGCCAACACTCCAGATGAAAACCGTGCTTACGCCGAGCTGTACGGAATAGATGTGCCGAATTCGCGGATGCTTCCTCCGGGCGTGAATCGAGCATTTTTCATAGACGAGTGTGATGAGCACGAGTGCTATCGCACGGCCGCGGCGCAGAAGGTCTCTGCGCACGATCTCAAAAGAGACAGATATTTCATGAGCTGGGGAAGGATTGCCCACGATAAAAATCTCGCAGGCCAAGTTCGAATACTCGGCGAACTCAAGGGAATGTATCCAGAAGAATATAAAGATGTGAAGCTCCTAATGATAGGTGGGAATCCTGAGAATCCAACTGAAGAGGAAAGGGCCGAGATTCAGAAGGTGTGCGATGTGGCGGGTGAGTACGGGCTTGAAGTCAGCGCGAAAGGCGATATCGTCAGAATAGGAAATCTCGATTCCAGCGTCATAGCGCTTCTAGCTAAGGATGCCATCGCCTATCTCGGAACGCAATTTCATGAGCCGTTTGGAATGGCCCCCGCCGAGATGCTTGCTGTCGGAGGAAAAGGATTCGTCGTTGTGCCTGAGGTATCTGGGTTTGCCAAGTGGATTAGAGCAAACGGCTTAGGTGATTCGGTTTCTATAATCGATCTCGGAACTAAAAGCGCCTCGCAGCAATTCGATATCGAGGCTTACAAAATAGCTGCGGAGAAGATCCATTTGTTTAGGAAGCACCCCGATCTGAAAAAACGAATCGAAAGGGGCGCCAAATTCGCCGATGAGAATCTTAGATGGGAGAGGTTGGCTAGGACGAAGCTAGGCGTACTCCAAGATAGCGCGAAGGAGAAGGCTTTCAGGCCGAGCCTTTATCTGGCTATGCCTGCATGGTACAGGAGCCCACATACCATAGTGGATGTCGCCACAGGGAACTTCCCGCGCATGCCATCGACTTCCGACCAGTCTCTTGCGTGGATGAGCGAAGTTGTCAAAGATATAGGTGGTCAGGTTGCAGGCTGGCTAATCAAAAACCCCTCAGCTTCGAGGAAGCTGATTACAGTTGATGGAGAGAACTCCGAGATTTTTGCCGATTTGCTGGCTGCTTCAATAGATTCGCCGACCTCCCGTGTTCAAAGAGTTGCAAGTGAGGTGTTGGGGAATGTCCCGCAAGAACTTATCAGGAGAACAATGCACTCTTCCAGATTCCATGACAGCGATTTTGCGGTTTATGGAGGAGGCAAAGTCTTCCTCGAAGAAAACGCTAGGGTGTTCGTTACCAACCGTCCTAACTTAGTCGGGGATCTTCACATCGCCCTTGGGGCAAACGCGCTGAACGCTGCGACAGCCAACATAGTCGTAAGCGGACAGACATGGTATATGAATACAGCTATGCCTTGCTTTATGGCACTTGCTTCCAGAATGCCAGTGCTTCACTGATGTGAATGGCTATTCCATACACGTTTCGTCTTGCCTAAAAGCGGTGCGTCAATATACTCCACAGAATGTAGTTGTATTCCGTTGAATGGAGATCTTTCATGACGGTCAAAAATAAGGTTCAGCTCATAACGTATCCGGATTCGCTCGGCGGGGATCTGAGGACCCTCAACAGAGTTATGTTGGATTTTTTTCCAGATCTTTTCCAGGGCGGCGTGCACATACTTCCCCCTTTTCCATCCTCAGGGGACAGGGGTTTCGCTCCGCTGAGCTATTTTGAAATCGATCCAAAATTTGGATCATGGGATGAGATACGCGCGATTTCGTCTCATGCGGACGTTCTTCTCGATCTAATGGTCAACCATGTATCGAAAGAGTCTCCATACTTTCAGGATTTTTTGAAGCACGGAAGGTCTTCGCAATATGCAGACATGTTTCTCACTATCGACAAGATATGGGAGGATTCCGTCCCAAAAGAGGAAGACATAGCCAAGATATTTTTGAGAAGGAAAGTCCCTTATTCAGAATTTGTTATTTCTGATACGGGCAAAACGGAGACGGTTTGGACTACCTTTGGGAAACAGAATCCCTCCGAGCAGATAGATGTGGATTTGAGTTCTGATACTGTAAAAAAACTTTTTGTCGATGTCCTTGAAAAGTTCAGCAAGAACGGAGTGAGGATAGTGAGGCTGGATGCCATAGGTTATATCATAAAGAAGATGGGCACGAGTTGCTTTTTCGTCGAACCTGAAATTTACAGTTTCATCGACTGGATAAACGGGGTTGCATCTTCTTTAGGTCTGGAACTCCTCCCTGAGGTGCACGCCCACCACTCGATTCAATTTAAACTCTCCAATC
This genomic stretch from Myxococcales bacterium harbors:
- a CDS encoding MFS transporter; the encoded protein is MSKALSKEFIRRRRINWLSLAFLYGSFYALRYNLSLANKSICDEYGFSNAQFGLIITATYVAYAIGQFVNGPIVDRFGGKKMMLFGAAGTIIANILFGISAYTGVLNLFVAVWVLNGYMQAYGSPGNLKVNGSWFDTKERGLFAGIFTAVVYCGRLAIMIFGPLIIAKYHWKWVFIAPALVTVLVSLVVLFFVKETPKEAGFDDIDFAQSKVEEGSHVGFLTSLKIVLSNKYMWIMGFAYLSTGVVRNGLEQWFPKYLQEVHNIMPGSVKFGAQAVLMPIAALSGAIVAGWISDRLFAARRGPIVAIMYFAQAILLLLFIFAINPLWCGILLIILSFMFSGPHSIVGSAVAMDFGGREATATAHGFVDAMQYVGASLVGVVMGKIIDIFGWKGWGPSLIAFAVMGGLLMCLVWNVKGDQVACKTRGKN
- a CDS encoding glycosyltransferase family 1 protein; translation: MNRQITKEGILDSFAYRTYKEIFERNGVQTIDPYSFDSFSNELSNHPPIFMIQTQGHMPRVNYMGANSSLSPAERGWVSSGTDTGGQTFYVLDEAMALAKLGHSIVIIAQRFDDGPAYLNWFQHKSGGKVEIVRVPAGGIQAGDHGKPVKSRYEFVRKEDLYPNLYGTSVDVSAIALLRGAYGFIGGYADGGVVAVAAGQALGRPSIFIAHSMGLRKLSLSGRDVRDPNSYYESKLWFGPRLHAERASFLGADFVVANTPDENRAYAELYGIDVPNSRMLPPGVNRAFFIDECDEHECYRTAAAQKVSAHDLKRDRYFMSWGRIAHDKNLAGQVRILGELKGMYPEEYKDVKLLMIGGNPENPTEEERAEIQKVCDVAGEYGLEVSAKGDIVRIGNLDSSVIALLAKDAIAYLGTQFHEPFGMAPAEMLAVGGKGFVVVPEVSGFAKWIRANGLGDSVSIIDLGTKSASQQFDIEAYKIAAEKIHLFRKHPDLKKRIERGAKFADENLRWERLARTKLGVLQDSAKEKAFRPSLYLAMPAWYRSPHTIVDVATGNFPRMPSTSDQSLAWMSEVVKDIGGQVAGWLIKNPSASRKLITVDGENSEIFADLLAASIDSPTSRVQRVASEVLGNVPQELIRRTMHSSRFHDSDFAVYGGGKVFLEENARVFVTNRPNLVGDLHIALGANALNAATANIVVSGQTWYMNTAMPCFMALASRMPVLH
- the gtfA gene encoding sucrose phosphorylase yields the protein MTVKNKVQLITYPDSLGGDLRTLNRVMLDFFPDLFQGGVHILPPFPSSGDRGFAPLSYFEIDPKFGSWDEIRAISSHADVLLDLMVNHVSKESPYFQDFLKHGRSSQYADMFLTIDKIWEDSVPKEEDIAKIFLRRKVPYSEFVISDTGKTETVWTTFGKQNPSEQIDVDLSSDTVKKLFVDVLEKFSKNGVRIVRLDAIGYIIKKMGTSCFFVEPEIYSFIDWINGVASSLGLELLPEVHAHHSIQFKLSNHGCWIYDFILPYLVLDAMVNRYSRKLAEYLGSRPKRQFTMLDCHDGIPVKPDMDGLVKTDDARKLVEHCMKMGANLSLIFSDKHKDPDGFDVHQIRCTYYSALGCDDDAYIAARAIQLFTPGIPQIYYVGLLAGENDYEGVEASKEGREINRHNFTIDEISQCMGKPVVQRLIKLIRFRNEHPAFEGKFSVFSPSEKEIKLSWNNGGDFCSVLVNMSDYSSQVECSSVGSIKKSFKA